The segment TAAGGTATGCCGCGTCGCGGAAAAATCGTCAAGCGCGCCCCGGTGGCGGATCCCATCCTCGGGAATCCGCTCGCTACGCGTTTCATCAACAGCCTCATGGAGAAGGGCAAGAAGAGCCTCGCCGAGAGCATCTTCTACGGCGCCCTGAACCAGGCCGGCGAGAAGCTGGGCAAGGAGCCCGGTGAAGTCTTCTCGAAGGCCCTCAAGAACGTCACCCCCCTCGTCGAGGTCAAGCCTCGCCGCGTGGGTGGTGCCACCTACCAGGTGCCGGTCGAGGTCAAGCACGAGCGCGGCACGGCGCTCGCCATCCGCTGGCTGATCACCAACTCCCGCAAGCGCAGCGGCAAGCCGATGATCGAAAAGCTCGCGCTCGAGATGGGTGAGGCCTTCCAGGGGACCGGTCCTTCGGTCAAGAAGAAGGAAGACACCCACAAGATGGCTGAGGCTAACAAGGCGTTCGCCCACTACCGCTGGTAGGCCGGCTAACGGGATCCCCGACTGGCTTGGCAAGGCGCCGGGCCGGATGGTTCAAGGAGGCAAGTAGGCTTTATGCCTAGGCAATTCCCACTCGCGAAAACCCGTAACATCGGGATCGCCGCTCACATCGACGCCGGTAAGACCACGACGACCGAGCGTATCCTCTACTACACCGGCCGGACCCACAAGATCGGTGAGACGCACGAAGGTTCTGCGACCATGGACTACATGGCCCAGGAGCAGGAGCGCGGCATCACCATCACGTCGGCGGCCACCACTGCCACGTGGAAGGATCACCGCATCAACGTCATCGACACGCCCGGCCACGTGGACTTCACCATCGAAGTCGAGCGTTCGCTGCGCGTGCTCGACGGCGTTGTGACCGTCTTCTGCGCGGTCGGCGGCGTCCAGCCCCAGTCCGAGACCGTGTGGCGCCAGGCCAACCGCTACGGCGTTCCCCGCATGGTGTTCGTCAACAAGATGGACCGCATCGGCGCGGACTTCTTCCGCGTCATGGACATGATGAAGGACCGCCTCAAGGCGAACGTCGTGCCCATCCAGTTCCCGATCGGCGCCGAGGATACCTTCAAGGGCATCGTCGACCTGGTCAAGATGAAGGCCTTCATCTACACCAACGACCAGGGCACCGACATCCAGGAGACCGAGATCCCGGCCGACCTGCTCGACGACTGCAAGATGTGGCGCGAGCAGA is part of the bacterium genome and harbors:
- the rpsG gene encoding 30S ribosomal protein S7 — translated: MPRRGKIVKRAPVADPILGNPLATRFINSLMEKGKKSLAESIFYGALNQAGEKLGKEPGEVFSKALKNVTPLVEVKPRRVGGATYQVPVEVKHERGTALAIRWLITNSRKRSGKPMIEKLALEMGEAFQGTGPSVKKKEDTHKMAEANKAFAHYRW